A genomic stretch from Deltaproteobacteria bacterium includes:
- a CDS encoding ABC transporter ATP-binding protein — protein MAHLKVENLSISFGGLKALSGVTFEVKKGEIYSIIGPNGAGKTTVFNCISGIYKPSNGKIFFKDQDITPFKSYQVAEVGIARTFQNIELFAHMTTMDNLMLGRHTKLKTGVWAGATFLTAHSKAARDEIQNREIVEEIIDFLELQASRNQLVVNLPYGIQKLVELGRALALEPEVLLLDEPSAGMNLEEKENLIFSIRDIRDDFGITVLLVEHDMNLVMGISDRILALNYGQVIAEGIPQEVQKHPEVLKAYLGEG, from the coding sequence ATGGCCCATTTAAAGGTCGAGAACTTATCCATAAGTTTTGGAGGATTGAAAGCACTGAGCGGGGTGACCTTCGAGGTAAAAAAAGGAGAAATTTATTCCATCATCGGCCCCAACGGGGCAGGGAAGACCACGGTTTTCAATTGCATCAGCGGCATCTATAAGCCCAGTAATGGGAAGATATTTTTCAAAGATCAGGATATTACTCCTTTTAAATCCTATCAAGTGGCGGAAGTTGGAATTGCCCGCACCTTCCAGAACATCGAGCTTTTTGCCCACATGACCACCATGGATAATTTGATGCTGGGAAGGCATACCAAGTTGAAAACTGGGGTATGGGCAGGGGCGACTTTCTTGACGGCCCATTCCAAAGCTGCCCGGGATGAGATCCAGAACCGGGAGATCGTTGAAGAGATCATCGACTTTCTGGAACTTCAGGCTTCCAGGAACCAATTAGTGGTCAACCTTCCTTACGGGATTCAAAAATTAGTCGAATTGGGACGGGCTTTAGCCCTGGAACCCGAAGTGTTGTTATTGGATGAACCTTCCGCGGGCATGAACCTGGAGGAAAAGGAAAATCTCATTTTTTCCATCCGGGATATCCGGGACGATTTTGGAATTACCGTGCTGTTGGTGGAGCACGACATGAATTTGGTCATGGGTATTTCCGATCGGATTCTGGCTTTAAATTACGGTCAGGTGATCGCCGAAGGGATTCCGCAGGAGGTCCAGAAACATCCCGAGGTATTAAAAGCCTATTTGGGAGAGGGGTAG